The Pseudodesulfovibrio hydrargyri genome segment TATACGCCTTTGTCGCCGGTTCCCCGAGGATCTACATCTCCTATTTCGGAGTGGATCCCCAGCACTACGGCTGGCTGTTCGCGCTGAACATCGTCGGAGTCATGACCCTCAGTTTTTTCAACCGGTATCTGGTCCTGCGTTTTCCCCTGCGCAGACTGCTGCAGATAGCGTCCGCCATAGCCCTGCTGGCCATGGCCGCGATGACGGTCTTTGTCAGGGCGGAACTCTACGGTTTGCCCGGCATCGTGGCCATGGTTTTTCTCTTCTTCTCCATGAACGGGATCGTCGCGGCCACGTCCACGGCGGCCGCTCTGGATGAAGTGCCCCACATCGCTGGCTCCGCCTCCGCCCTGATCGGTTCGCTGCAGTACGGCAGCGGTATCATCTCCTCGCTGCTGATCGCCGTGTTCGGCAAGGGCACGCCGTGGACCATGACCGTGATCATGCTGCTGTTTTCGGCGGCGGCCTTTCTGTCCGTCGTGGGAAAAGGGCGGAAATACGCATAGCGGCCAGTTGGCCGGGCGACTGCGTAATATTCTCTACACTCGTTAGATGCCGTGTCCGCAACGGCAGACAAAAAAGCCCCGAGTCATTGACCCGGGGCTTTGTCATGTTTCCGATGGAGGGAAACGGCAAAGGCGTGGCGCATTAGGACTGCTGCTTCGCCTTGTAGGCCTGCAGGGCGTGACAGAACTGGTCCATGCAGGAGGTGGACTTGGAGCCGCAGGTAATGCCGCTGAAACGGTCCAGGACGAAATCGACGTTCATGCCTTCGATCATGGCGGCGATGGCCTTGAGGTTGCCTTCGCAGCCGCCGCAGAAGTTGACGTAATCGATGCTGCCGTTGTCCACGACAAAATCGATTTCCTTGGTGCAGACTCCGACGCCCTCTTCGGGGACGAAGTGCTCGACCTTGGTGCGGCCGCGCGGTGCGGAGACCATGGGGGCCACCTGATGATATGCGTTATCCATTGTATTCAACCCATTTCCTTTAAGATTCAGCCGGATCAACCGGTTGTGAAACAACTCGCCTTTTCCCGCGGCATGGCGCACGAGCTTCGCGCTCTTCGGCACCGCCCGAAACACGGGCTCCGGCGAGCGTCACCCGTCTTCCCTGCGGGCAAAGACGATTCCTCAAGGCGATTACGGGAACACGCTGCAAATCGACGCAAACGATTTTGCCAAGCGGTCCGACACCGGGGGCCCGGCGTATTCCGGGCCCGCCGCGTTCCCGCGGTGGAGAGGGGAGGTTTCGAACCTCCAGTAAAATACCCCCCAGCAGGGCCATTCCCGCTTGCGCCATTTTTCTCAATAGGCGCATGATGCTCGCGCAGACGGGATGGCCACATGCCTTGAACTCTCTCTACCAAACGGCGCGGGGAGGGGGATTTCCCCGTTCACCGAGGAGTGACCTACAAAAACTCAAACCCCATGTCAAACGCCAATTGTGAAATATGGAACATTTATTCCTCCCAGTTAGGCAGGAAAATGTCGGGAGGCCGACATTTTGCCCTCTTATAACAAAATAATATTTTTATAAATCAAAGTGTTAGTTGTATTTTAACCAAAATAAAAAATTATGTGAAATTTGACGATAATTAGCCTAACCGCGCCCGTCACTCCGCCCTTTCCAACAAAAAAACCGGCCGAACTTGGCGTTCGGCCGGCACGCGATATCGATATGCGCATATAGACGGCGACAGTCGGCGCTTCCGGGGTCACTCCCCGTTATCCGGCCGGAAGTTGAGCAGCCTGCCGTAGCCTTCCTCACGCATGAAGGATTCAATGGCTTTCTTGATGGCGTCGGGCGTCTTCTGGTCCGTCATGGCGATATAGGCCTGGAACGCCCGCCACACGGCGGTGTCCATGCCACGGACGCTGATGATCTGAGTATCCTTGTCGTTCATGATTCCCCCTATTTCTCGGGCGGCCAATCCATGCCGCGTTCCTGTCCGTAGCGTTGATTCATGTGACCGATGACCTCTACCGGGATCCGGGCCAAGACATCGTCCGTGTCCTCGACCAAATCTTGCCGATCGATCCCGGCCAGCCGCTCCCGCTGGTCGAGAAGATGGCTATACAGAATGTAGAGCCATTCACTCATCCGGCAGGCCGGCTCTTCCGGCTCCTCCCCAACGCTCTTGGGGAATTCTATGACTTTTCCCATTTATTCGCCTCCAATGAGGATTTTTGCCCCCCTTGAAAGCCGCCCTACCGCCGAGAAAGCGGTCCAGGAGGTCGGAGGGAAAAGTTCTCCACATGAGAACATATTGGACTCATATATGTTTTTATATCCTCCTCGTCCACTGGTCAAGTTCTTTGACCGTCGAAGAAAAGGCACCTGTCTTGCCGACGGAGCGTTGCTCTTGGGCCGGGTGGCTATCCAGGAGTCGATCGCTCAGGCCGCTCGCTGTTCATTTGGTTAACGTAGGAAAACCGCTATCGCCGATAGGCGGCAAGCGGAGTCCGAACCACAGAGAGGAACGGGTTATGGTCTCAGAGGGCGACGCATGAGAACCGCGACAGACGGAGATACCGCGTTGAATTAATGCTTGTCCCATGGAGACATAGGCCTTAGGTTTTATAAGTCGGAACAGCCCCGGGCACACAGCCCGACCGGAATAGCCTCAGCCAAAGGAGTCTCCCAGCATGGACTGGTTCATGGAACAGAACGCCGTCTACCAGGCCTTTCTGGCCACCCTGTTCACCTGGGGCGTGACCGCCCTGGGCGCGGCCCTGGTCTTCACGGCCAGGGACATTTCCAAAAGAACGCTCGACGTCATGCTCGGCTTCGCCGGAGGGGTGATGATCGCCGCCAGCT includes the following:
- a CDS encoding TIGR03905 family TSCPD domain-containing protein, with protein sequence MDNAYHQVAPMVSAPRGRTKVEHFVPEEGVGVCTKEIDFVVDNGSIDYVNFCGGCEGNLKAIAAMIEGMNVDFVLDRFSGITCGSKSTSCMDQFCHALQAYKAKQQS